One Lentibacillus cibarius DNA window includes the following coding sequences:
- the pth gene encoding aminoacyl-tRNA hydrolase — MKCIAGLGNPGKKYDKTRHNVGFMVIDELLRRHDWKEKKDKFSGKSVVEIVNGEKIILLKPQTYMNLSGESVRPLTDFYHIGVEDVMVIYDDLDLPAGKIRLRQKGGHGGHNGIRSIIDHLGTKEFKRLRIGIGRPENATPVVDYVLRPFSKDEKMDVDKSISLAADACEAWMQRPFPEVMNEFNC; from the coding sequence ATGAAATGTATTGCGGGACTGGGCAATCCGGGAAAAAAGTATGACAAAACACGGCATAATGTCGGTTTTATGGTGATTGATGAATTGCTCCGTCGGCATGACTGGAAAGAGAAGAAAGATAAGTTCAGCGGAAAATCAGTTGTAGAGATAGTTAACGGTGAAAAAATAATTCTACTGAAACCGCAGACATATATGAATCTTTCCGGTGAGTCTGTTCGACCGTTAACCGACTTTTACCATATCGGAGTGGAGGACGTGATGGTCATCTATGATGATCTTGATCTACCAGCGGGTAAAATTCGTTTACGCCAAAAGGGTGGGCACGGTGGCCATAACGGGATCCGTTCTATCATTGACCATTTAGGCACGAAAGAGTTCAAGCGCTTACGGATTGGGATCGGTAGGCCGGAAAATGCTACACCGGTGGTTGACTATGTATTGCGCCCATTTTCAAAAGACGAGAAAATGGATGTCGACAAGAGTATCAGTTTGGCTGCGGATGCATGTGAGGCCTGGATGCAAAGGCCTTTTCCTGAAGTGATGAATGAATTTAACTGTTAG
- a CDS encoding anti-sigma-F factor Fin family protein, whose amino-acid sequence MPIVYICRHCGQKIGKLDQQMVDASMLGLDQLSAEDMREMIHYQDNGDMEIKSICESCEESLGSHPQYHELDHFIQ is encoded by the coding sequence ATGCCGATTGTCTATATATGTAGGCATTGTGGGCAGAAAATTGGAAAGTTGGATCAGCAGATGGTTGATGCATCCATGCTTGGACTTGATCAATTGTCCGCTGAAGATATGCGGGAAATGATCCATTACCAGGATAATGGGGATATGGAGATAAAATCCATTTGTGAAAGCTGTGAGGAATCACTCGGAAGTCATCCGCAGTATCATGAATTGGATCATTTTATACAATAA
- the spoVG gene encoding septation regulator SpoVG produces MEVTDVRLRRVSTEGRMRAIASITMDEEFVVHDIRVIDGNNGLFVAMPSKRTPDGEFRDIAHPINSGTRGKIQDAVLEEYHLAGETEEKYEEAGAS; encoded by the coding sequence ATGGAAGTTACTGACGTTAGATTACGCCGCGTAAGTACAGAGGGCAGAATGCGAGCTATTGCTTCAATCACCATGGATGAGGAGTTTGTAGTACACGATATCCGTGTCATTGACGGGAACAATGGTTTGTTTGTAGCAATGCCATCCAAGCGTACTCCGGATGGTGAATTTAGGGATATTGCACATCCTATCAATTCCGGTACTCGTGGCAAGATTCAGGATGCTGTCCTAGAGGAATATCATCTTGCCGGAGAAACAGAAGAAAAATATGAAGAAGCTGGTGCTTCCTAA
- a CDS encoding polysaccharide biosynthesis protein — MDEKNTDVMKGALLLTLAGLAGKVLSAGYRIPLQNLTGDVGFYIYQQVYPLLGIVITLSLYGFPSAISKMAVELNARDKGVSFRYFYFPVFLLLFFITTGVFLLLFFNAEKLGVMVGDTHLTETYKLAAFAFLFIPFTALLRGVLQGTGRMKPTAYSQIGEQFIRVILIITAAIWIFGSTASIYLIGHAAAIASMAGAVVAIVILVWFFVRNRPPLLQRPPISWRYYIHMLLTLGIAAAMNHMVLIIIQLADTITLVPGLRAFGMTKLEAMTAKGIFDRGQPLIQLGTVLGSSFALSLLPAVSEQAVKDKSTLHQSVQRALVVSLYLAAGATAGLIVIFPEANRLLFQNVAGTGNLRVLVIAILLSSLGITAASILQGLGYVKRTALFIILAFSVKWLGNTVLVPYMGMAGGATATVISLACLAMMMLVTLKHKLPQLAPAKQVNWYALLVAITGMIAFLIGMDWLVGPVISRTGLLLYVLFISATGGVIYLLLLVRLQAFRETELSMLPFARLWIQLHKARD; from the coding sequence ATGGACGAAAAAAATACGGATGTAATGAAAGGTGCATTATTGCTGACACTGGCCGGGCTGGCCGGCAAGGTTTTAAGTGCCGGATACCGGATTCCGTTGCAGAATCTAACAGGTGATGTTGGTTTCTATATCTACCAGCAAGTATATCCGCTTTTAGGGATTGTCATTACTTTATCTTTATACGGCTTTCCTTCTGCTATTTCCAAGATGGCGGTTGAATTGAATGCACGGGACAAAGGTGTTTCTTTTCGCTATTTCTATTTTCCTGTCTTTCTGCTCTTATTCTTTATTACAACTGGTGTTTTTCTGCTGTTGTTCTTTAATGCCGAGAAATTGGGAGTGATGGTGGGCGATACACATTTGACGGAAACGTATAAACTAGCCGCCTTTGCATTTCTATTCATTCCATTTACTGCGTTGCTGCGTGGTGTTCTACAAGGGACAGGACGGATGAAGCCCACAGCCTACTCACAAATAGGAGAGCAATTTATTCGTGTGATCCTAATCATTACTGCTGCTATATGGATTTTCGGGAGTACGGCATCAATTTATCTGATTGGGCATGCTGCGGCTATCGCGTCCATGGCTGGTGCCGTGGTTGCTATTGTCATCCTGGTCTGGTTCTTCGTCCGAAACAGGCCGCCGTTATTACAGCGTCCGCCGATTTCCTGGCGTTATTATATCCATATGCTGTTAACACTCGGAATTGCCGCTGCCATGAATCATATGGTGCTCATTATTATCCAACTGGCGGATACAATTACCCTTGTACCTGGTTTGCGTGCGTTTGGGATGACAAAATTGGAAGCAATGACGGCAAAAGGGATATTCGATCGGGGCCAGCCGCTGATTCAGCTTGGTACCGTGTTAGGGTCATCCTTTGCGTTGAGCCTGCTGCCGGCAGTATCTGAACAAGCAGTCAAAGATAAAAGCACACTGCATCAATCCGTTCAACGAGCACTTGTTGTCAGTCTTTATCTGGCTGCAGGTGCTACTGCGGGGCTAATCGTGATTTTTCCTGAGGCGAACAGGCTACTTTTCCAAAATGTTGCCGGTACAGGAAATCTGCGCGTGCTAGTGATCGCTATCCTTCTCAGTTCACTTGGTATAACAGCAGCATCCATCCTGCAAGGACTTGGCTATGTAAAACGAACAGCACTATTTATTATACTTGCGTTTTCTGTCAAATGGCTGGGCAATACTGTGCTTGTACCGTATATGGGGATGGCGGGTGGTGCAACTGCGACAGTTATTAGTCTTGCGTGTCTCGCTATGATGATGCTGGTAACCTTAAAGCACAAACTTCCGCAGCTTGCCCCTGCTAAGCAGGTGAACTGGTATGCATTACTTGTAGCGATAACAGGAATGATCGCGTTTTTAATTGGGATGGACTGGCTGGTGGGACCGGTTATTTCCAGGACTGGGCTGTTACTGTACGTTCTTTTTATCTCAGCCACAGGGGGAGTAATTTATTTGCTGTTACTTGTAAGACTACAGGCTTTTCGTGAAACCGAATTATCCATGCTCCCGTTTGCCAGGCTATGGATACAATTGCATAAAGCGAGGGATTGA
- a CDS encoding 50S ribosomal protein L25/general stress protein Ctc, with the protein MAVTLKADKREDLTKSTTKQIRANGDVPSVVYGKGKDSRTITVNSLDLLKTVRDEGRHAIISLAVEGEQPTNVMLHDYQMDPIKGELWHADFYIVNMAEEMDVNVPLHLEGEAQGVKEGGVLQQPVFELQVRAKPANIPETISVEVSQLNIGDSIAIADLPKESGYEFLDNEETTIATVVPPDSAEPDEAPDENAEPEMIGTTDNEGK; encoded by the coding sequence ATGGCAGTAACATTGAAAGCAGATAAACGGGAAGATTTAACTAAATCGACAACAAAGCAAATAAGAGCGAATGGTGATGTACCATCGGTTGTTTATGGGAAAGGTAAAGATTCCAGAACGATTACAGTAAATAGTCTTGACCTTTTAAAAACCGTTCGCGACGAAGGTAGACATGCAATCATTTCACTTGCTGTAGAAGGTGAGCAACCGACTAATGTCATGCTGCATGACTATCAAATGGATCCAATAAAAGGTGAATTGTGGCATGCCGACTTCTATATTGTCAATATGGCCGAAGAAATGGATGTTAATGTTCCGTTGCACCTGGAAGGCGAAGCACAAGGCGTCAAAGAGGGCGGTGTACTACAGCAGCCTGTATTTGAACTGCAAGTGCGTGCTAAGCCTGCTAATATTCCAGAAACGATTTCCGTTGAAGTATCTCAGTTGAACATAGGCGATTCCATTGCAATTGCCGACTTGCCGAAAGAATCAGGTTATGAATTCCTTGATAATGAGGAGACAACTATAGCAACAGTTGTGCCGCCAGATTCTGCAGAACCGGACGAGGCACCTGATGAAAATGCCGAGCCCGAAATGATCGGCACTACTGACAATGAAGGCAAGTAA
- the mfd gene encoding transcription-repair coupling factor, whose product MKGIHEFLQAKEDVASVINGITDGMNEQLVAGLSGSARSLFVSTINESLHRPVLLVTNQLVQAQQLYEDLAELAGDEHVYLYPVNELIASEIAIASPELRAQRIEALTAWSQQQSGILIAPVAALKRILPPTDYWANYQLPFNTGEAIDLDGYLSSLVDMGYERVSMVRTPGEFSVRGGIIDIYPVTEESPVRIELFDDEIDSIRQFDAETQRSLERLSSITTGPATEMLLTDEDRLAAAQRLETALASSLQKLTSTEAKETLTASIQQDIDKLKDYEHFQELYKYIGFLYDNPASLLDYLPSNGLIIMDEMSRIEETAANLDTEEAEWYSSLLETNTMVRDSKFSFDWNTIRASMQQQRLYMSVFLRHIPNTHPQNIVNLSARAMQEFHGQMNLFKNELQRWEKGEFSVVVLAPDEDRAEKIHSIFTDYAIEADVVRELELPVKRPVITVGNIGNGVEFPMHKLVLITENELFKKKTKKPRKQKQKLSNAERIKNYQELKVGDYVVHAHHGIGKYLGIETLEVNDLHKDFMLIKYSGDDKLYVPIDQIDLVQKFVASEGKEPKLYKLGGSEWAKVKRKVQSNVEDIADDLIKLYAEREARKGYAFSEDSELQHEFEAAFPYQETEDQLRCITEIKHDMERQQPMDRLLCGDVGYGKTEVAIRAAFKAIADGKQVAILVPTTILAQQHLETIQERFQDYPVTISMLSRFRTRKQQQETIEGLRKGQVDVVIGTHRLLSKDIVYRDLGLLVVDEEQRFGVKHKEKIKQLKSNVDVLTLTATPIPRTLHMSMLGVRDLSVIETPPENRFPIQTYVMEYNPIFMREAIEREMARGGQVFFLHNRVDDIDKIARDLGMLVDNARIAVAHGQMNEIELENIIFGFLEGEYDVLVSTTIIETGVDIPNVNTLIVNESDRMGLSQLYQLRGRVGRSNRVAYAYFTYHHDKVLSEVAEKRLEAIKEFTELGSGFKIAMRDLSIRGAGNLLGAQQHGFIDSVGFDMYSQMLKDAIEARKAGEELDEVQAFEPELSLMIDAYIPDTYIDDEKQKVDMYKQFQSISSLEEITDLKDELIDRFGDYPEEVENLFTVTSLKYEAKQQRIASVTEKSGKIELLVDENRSQQIDGAKLFETANEFGRNVQLGTEGNKLKVLLKWTRDTRHQRYEQTEAFMKRLSDVNRDS is encoded by the coding sequence ATGAAGGGCATACATGAATTTTTACAAGCGAAAGAAGATGTGGCCTCTGTTATAAATGGCATTACAGATGGTATGAATGAACAGCTTGTTGCCGGTTTGTCAGGATCGGCGAGGAGCTTATTTGTGTCTACCATTAATGAATCACTGCACCGCCCTGTTTTACTTGTAACAAATCAGCTGGTACAGGCACAGCAGCTGTATGAGGATCTGGCAGAATTAGCCGGAGATGAGCACGTATATTTGTACCCTGTTAATGAATTGATTGCATCTGAAATTGCCATCGCTAGTCCGGAGCTTCGCGCACAACGCATTGAGGCATTAACAGCATGGTCACAACAACAGTCCGGGATCCTGATTGCACCGGTGGCAGCACTAAAACGGATACTTCCCCCTACAGACTACTGGGCGAATTATCAGCTACCATTTAATACTGGTGAAGCAATTGATTTAGATGGTTATTTATCATCACTGGTTGACATGGGATATGAGCGTGTGTCTATGGTACGGACACCGGGCGAATTCAGCGTGCGCGGCGGTATTATTGACATTTACCCTGTAACAGAGGAAAGCCCTGTCCGGATTGAATTATTTGATGATGAGATAGATTCCATTCGGCAGTTTGATGCGGAGACTCAGCGGTCTCTTGAAAGACTTTCATCAATTACCACAGGGCCTGCGACTGAAATGCTTCTAACTGATGAAGACAGGCTGGCAGCTGCTCAGCGTTTAGAAACAGCACTGGCTTCTTCACTGCAAAAGCTAACATCAACGGAGGCTAAGGAAACACTGACAGCATCGATTCAGCAGGATATAGATAAGCTAAAAGACTATGAGCATTTTCAGGAATTATATAAGTATATCGGATTTCTTTATGACAATCCAGCTAGTTTACTAGATTACCTACCGTCTAATGGCCTAATCATCATGGATGAAATGAGTCGAATTGAAGAGACCGCCGCTAATTTGGATACGGAGGAAGCGGAATGGTACAGTAGCCTGCTGGAAACGAATACAATGGTTAGAGACAGTAAATTTTCATTTGACTGGAACACGATACGGGCTAGTATGCAGCAGCAGCGACTTTATATGTCTGTCTTTTTACGGCATATCCCCAATACCCATCCGCAAAACATTGTAAATTTGTCAGCAAGGGCTATGCAGGAGTTTCATGGACAAATGAATCTGTTTAAAAATGAATTGCAGCGATGGGAGAAAGGTGAGTTTTCAGTAGTTGTACTGGCACCTGACGAGGATCGTGCGGAAAAAATCCATTCCATCTTCACGGATTATGCAATTGAAGCGGATGTCGTACGTGAGCTGGAACTGCCAGTGAAACGTCCGGTCATCACGGTCGGAAATATTGGCAACGGTGTTGAATTTCCGATGCATAAACTTGTGCTTATTACGGAAAATGAATTGTTTAAAAAGAAAACCAAGAAACCACGCAAACAGAAACAGAAGCTTTCCAATGCAGAGCGTATTAAGAACTATCAAGAATTGAAAGTGGGCGATTATGTCGTTCATGCCCACCACGGCATTGGTAAGTATCTTGGTATCGAAACGCTGGAAGTTAATGATCTGCACAAGGATTTTATGCTGATTAAGTATTCCGGTGATGACAAGCTTTATGTACCAATCGATCAGATCGATCTGGTCCAGAAATTCGTCGCATCTGAGGGCAAGGAACCAAAATTATATAAACTTGGTGGCAGTGAATGGGCCAAGGTGAAACGGAAAGTTCAGTCGAATGTAGAGGATATTGCTGATGACCTTATAAAGTTGTATGCCGAACGTGAAGCACGAAAAGGATATGCCTTTAGTGAGGATTCGGAATTACAGCATGAATTTGAAGCGGCATTCCCGTATCAGGAAACAGAGGACCAGCTGCGATGCATTACTGAAATTAAACATGACATGGAACGACAACAGCCAATGGATCGGCTGCTATGCGGTGATGTCGGTTACGGAAAGACAGAAGTTGCCATTCGGGCTGCATTTAAAGCGATTGCAGATGGAAAACAGGTGGCCATACTTGTACCGACAACCATTTTGGCACAACAGCATTTGGAAACCATTCAGGAACGATTTCAAGATTATCCGGTAACGATTAGTATGCTAAGCAGATTTCGCACAAGGAAACAGCAACAAGAAACCATTGAAGGACTCCGTAAAGGACAGGTGGATGTCGTTATCGGCACTCATCGGTTACTATCAAAAGACATCGTTTATCGCGATTTGGGATTGTTGGTCGTTGATGAAGAACAGCGATTTGGCGTCAAACATAAGGAAAAAATTAAACAGCTGAAGTCGAATGTTGATGTGCTGACTCTGACGGCAACGCCAATTCCAAGAACACTACATATGTCGATGCTCGGTGTCCGGGATTTATCCGTCATTGAAACACCACCGGAGAACCGTTTTCCTATCCAGACCTATGTCATGGAGTATAATCCAATTTTCATGAGAGAAGCGATTGAAAGGGAAATGGCACGCGGCGGACAGGTATTCTTCCTGCATAATCGGGTAGATGATATTGATAAAATAGCACGTGACCTCGGCATGCTTGTCGACAATGCGCGAATAGCTGTCGCTCATGGACAAATGAATGAAATTGAATTAGAAAATATTATTTTTGGCTTTTTAGAAGGTGAATACGACGTCCTTGTCAGTACGACGATTATTGAAACGGGTGTTGATATACCAAATGTCAATACGCTGATTGTCAATGAGTCTGACCGTATGGGATTAAGTCAGCTGTACCAGTTACGAGGGCGTGTAGGACGTTCCAATCGTGTCGCATATGCCTACTTCACATATCATCATGATAAAGTGCTAAGTGAAGTTGCCGAAAAGCGTCTGGAAGCTATCAAAGAATTTACGGAACTAGGATCGGGCTTTAAAATTGCCATGCGTGATTTATCTATTCGTGGTGCGGGGAATCTCCTTGGTGCACAGCAGCATGGATTCATTGACTCAGTCGGCTTTGATATGTATTCGCAAATGCTCAAAGATGCTATTGAGGCACGGAAAGCAGGTGAAGAACTGGATGAAGTGCAAGCTTTTGAACCGGAACTGTCGCTTATGATTGATGCCTATATTCCTGATACGTATATCGATGACGAAAAACAAAAAGTTGACATGTATAAACAATTTCAATCCATTTCGTCGTTGGAGGAAATTACTGATTTGAAAGATGAATTAATCGACCGGTTCGGTGACTACCCCGAAGAAGTGGAGAATTTATTCACTGTAACTTCATTAAAATATGAGGCTAAACAGCAGCGGATAGCATCCGTCACTGAAAAATCAGGAAAAATCGAACTGCTGGTGGATGAAAACCGAAGTCAGCAAATTGATGGAGCGAAGTTATTTGAAACGGCCAATGAATTCGGGCGTAATGTGCAGCTTGGAACAGAAGGGAATAAATTAAAAGTGTTGCTGAAGTGGACACGAGATACACGTCACCAGCGCTATGAGCAGACAGAGGCTTTCATGAAGCGGCTGTCCGATGTGAATCGTGATAGTTAG
- the glmU gene encoding bifunctional UDP-N-acetylglucosamine diphosphorylase/glucosamine-1-phosphate N-acetyltransferase GlmU — MAKRYAIILAAGQGTRMKSKLYKVLHPVAGRPMVQHVIGQLNEVNPDEMVTIVGHGADQVAAYIGDDSQLVLQKEQLGTGHAVLQAEDLLKDKDGTTIVVCGDTPLITSETYRTLFEHHEQEGAKATILTAKALNPAGYGRVIRDERNEVERIVEQKDATAYERSVDEINTGTYCFDNKVLFEALQHVSNDNVQGEYYLPDVIEILQNRGEKVSAFQTLDFEETMGINDRKALARAEKVMKRRINEKHMQNGVTLIDPDNTYIGLDAVIEPDVLVHPGSMITGETIIKSDAEIGPYSEVDNCFIGESTVIRHSVARDSRIGDSVKIGPYAHIRPDASIGNEAKIGNFVEVKKASLGDKSKVSHLSYIGDAEIGSNVNVGCGTITVNYDGKNKYLTTIEDRAFIGCNSNLVAPVTVGEGSYVAAGSTITEDVPGDSLSIARTRQTNKEGYASRIKNQKKD; from the coding sequence ATGGCGAAACGATATGCAATAATTCTTGCTGCTGGACAGGGGACTAGAATGAAGTCCAAGCTATATAAAGTGCTTCATCCGGTTGCAGGGCGCCCAATGGTGCAGCATGTAATTGGCCAATTGAACGAAGTAAATCCCGATGAAATGGTGACGATTGTTGGTCATGGTGCTGATCAAGTAGCTGCGTACATAGGTGATGATAGTCAGCTTGTCTTACAGAAAGAACAGCTAGGGACTGGTCATGCTGTATTACAGGCAGAAGACTTGTTGAAGGATAAGGATGGAACGACTATTGTCGTATGTGGAGACACACCCCTAATTACAAGTGAAACGTACCGAACACTTTTTGAGCACCATGAACAGGAAGGCGCCAAAGCAACCATTTTAACAGCAAAGGCTCTCAACCCTGCAGGTTATGGCAGGGTTATTCGTGATGAGCGAAATGAAGTGGAGCGGATTGTTGAACAAAAGGATGCAACAGCGTATGAGCGCTCGGTAGATGAGATTAACACAGGGACATACTGCTTTGATAATAAGGTACTTTTCGAGGCGCTCCAGCATGTTTCCAATGATAATGTGCAAGGTGAGTATTACTTGCCGGATGTCATTGAAATTTTGCAAAACCGTGGAGAAAAGGTGAGTGCTTTTCAGACGTTAGATTTTGAAGAGACAATGGGAATTAATGATCGAAAAGCGCTGGCCCGTGCAGAGAAAGTAATGAAACGACGCATTAATGAAAAACATATGCAAAATGGCGTAACACTTATTGATCCGGATAACACGTATATTGGCCTGGACGCTGTCATTGAACCAGACGTCCTTGTTCATCCTGGCTCTATGATCACTGGTGAAACGATTATAAAATCGGATGCTGAAATAGGGCCGTATTCGGAAGTTGACAATTGTTTTATCGGCGAGTCTACCGTCATTCGGCATAGTGTTGCTAGAGATAGTCGTATAGGTGACAGTGTAAAGATCGGGCCGTATGCTCATATCCGACCAGACGCATCCATTGGCAACGAAGCAAAAATCGGCAACTTTGTTGAAGTGAAAAAGGCGTCACTCGGTGATAAAAGCAAAGTTTCTCATTTGAGTTATATCGGGGATGCCGAAATTGGCAGTAACGTCAACGTTGGCTGTGGGACGATTACTGTCAATTATGACGGAAAGAATAAGTACCTAACGACAATTGAGGATCGTGCATTTATTGGCTGTAATTCCAATTTGGTTGCTCCGGTGACGGTAGGGGAAGGATCCTACGTTGCCGCAGGGTCCACCATCACAGAAGATGTACCTGGTGACTCCTTATCGATTGCCCGTACAAGGCAGACCAATAAAGAAGGATATGCATCAAGAATCAAAAATCAAAAAAAGGACTAA
- the purR gene encoding pur operon repressor: protein MKRSDRLVSLMNYFWENPREHTALPVFSERYDAAKSSVSEDLDIIDRVMRDEGIGYLQTLPGASGGVRFIPEFSQENSKVFIKELCDMLEDPERILPGGYLYMSDMLGNPKMVSQIGRVLASAFADEQIDVVVTVATKGIPLAYAVASVLNVPVVIVRRDPRVTEGSSVSINYVSGSSRKIQTMVLPKRSLQEGANVCIIDDFMKAGGTINGMISLLDEFDANVSAVGVLAEADDEEDERVVDKYKSLVKITNVDGKNQQITVAPGNALD from the coding sequence ATGAAAAGAAGTGATCGTTTAGTTTCATTAATGAATTATTTTTGGGAAAACCCAAGGGAACATACAGCATTGCCAGTATTCAGTGAACGATATGATGCGGCAAAATCATCGGTAAGTGAAGATTTGGATATCATTGACCGGGTCATGCGTGATGAGGGGATAGGCTACTTGCAGACGTTGCCCGGGGCGTCAGGTGGTGTACGATTTATCCCGGAATTCTCTCAGGAAAACAGCAAAGTCTTTATTAAAGAACTGTGCGATATGCTGGAAGATCCAGAACGCATTCTCCCCGGTGGCTATTTATACATGAGTGATATGTTGGGTAATCCAAAAATGGTTAGTCAGATTGGCCGTGTCCTCGCATCGGCATTTGCCGATGAACAGATTGATGTTGTTGTAACAGTTGCTACAAAAGGGATTCCGCTTGCTTATGCGGTAGCGTCTGTTTTGAACGTTCCGGTAGTCATTGTTAGAAGAGACCCGCGGGTGACAGAAGGTTCCTCGGTAAGTATCAATTATGTATCTGGTTCGTCCAGAAAAATTCAGACAATGGTACTTCCAAAGCGTAGTCTTCAGGAAGGGGCGAATGTCTGTATTATCGATGACTTTATGAAGGCAGGTGGAACAATCAATGGCATGATTAGCTTGCTGGATGAATTTGATGCTAACGTTAGCGCAGTCGGTGTGCTTGCTGAGGCGGATGATGAAGAAGATGAACGGGTGGTTGATAAATATAAATCACTAGTAAAAATAACAAACGTTGACGGCAAGAATCAGCAAATAACGGTCGCCCCCGGAAATGCTTTAGACTAA
- the spoVT gene encoding stage V sporulation protein T codes for MKATGIVRRIDDLGRVVIPKEIRRTLRIREGDPLEIFVDREGEVILKKYSPISELGTFAKEYAEALFDSLNHPVLICDRDEIIAVAGESKNDYLNQNIGAQPENTMESRTMSYETEQASVELIKGQDEQLDSYCISPIIANGDPIGCVMLFSKDGKIGDAEQKAVQTASSFLGRQME; via the coding sequence ATGAAGGCAACAGGAATTGTGCGACGCATTGATGATTTAGGAAGAGTAGTTATTCCAAAAGAAATCAGACGAACGTTGCGTATTCGTGAAGGAGATCCATTAGAAATATTTGTCGACCGTGAAGGAGAAGTTATTTTAAAGAAATATTCACCGATAAGTGAGTTGGGAACGTTTGCCAAAGAGTATGCAGAAGCATTGTTTGATTCACTTAATCATCCGGTGCTCATTTGTGATCGTGATGAAATTATTGCTGTCGCAGGTGAGTCTAAAAATGACTACTTAAATCAAAACATCGGTGCGCAACCGGAAAACACAATGGAGAGCCGTACAATGTCCTATGAAACTGAGCAGGCTTCAGTTGAACTTATTAAAGGTCAGGATGAACAGCTTGATTCTTACTGTATAAGTCCAATCATTGCAAATGGCGATCCAATTGGTTGTGTTATGCTATTCTCAAAAGACGGGAAAATTGGTGATGCCGAACAAAAGGCGGTGCAAACGGCGTCAAGCTTTCTCGGCAGACAAATGGAATAA
- a CDS encoding ribose-phosphate diphosphokinase, whose amino-acid sequence MASGYKDSFLKVFSLNSNPQLAEDIASHIGTELGKCTVKTFSDGEIQINIEESVRGCDVYVVQSTSSPVNQHLMELLIMIDALKRASARSINLVMPYYGYARQDRKARSREPITSKLVANLLESSGADRVITLDLHAPQIQGFFDVPIDHLQGVPILSDYFESKNFDDVVIVSPDHGGVTRARKMADRLKAPIGIIDKRRPRPNVAEVMNIIGNVEGKTAILIDDIIDTAGTITLAANALIENGAKEVFACCTHPVLSGPAMERINDSKIKELVITNSIPLPEEKRGEKVTELSVAPLIGEAITRVHELKSVSILFD is encoded by the coding sequence ATGGCATCTGGCTACAAAGATTCATTTTTGAAAGTGTTTTCGTTAAATTCCAATCCGCAACTGGCTGAGGACATTGCAAGTCATATCGGGACTGAACTAGGCAAATGTACGGTTAAAACGTTTAGTGACGGTGAAATTCAGATTAATATTGAGGAAAGTGTCCGTGGTTGCGATGTGTACGTTGTTCAATCAACCAGCTCACCGGTCAATCAGCACCTGATGGAGTTGCTGATTATGATTGATGCGCTTAAACGTGCTTCAGCAAGATCCATTAACCTTGTGATGCCTTACTATGGCTATGCCAGACAGGATCGCAAGGCACGTTCACGTGAGCCAATCACTTCTAAGCTTGTCGCCAATTTATTGGAATCATCCGGTGCCGACCGTGTCATTACACTTGATTTACATGCACCGCAAATACAAGGTTTCTTTGACGTTCCAATTGACCACTTACAAGGTGTACCAATTTTATCCGATTACTTTGAGTCCAAGAATTTTGACGATGTAGTTATTGTTTCCCCTGATCATGGTGGTGTGACACGAGCAAGGAAAATGGCGGATCGTCTTAAAGCACCAATCGGAATTATTGATAAACGCAGACCGCGTCCGAATGTCGCCGAAGTCATGAACATTATAGGTAACGTTGAAGGGAAAACAGCAATCCTCATTGATGACATAATTGATACAGCGGGTACAATCACGTTGGCAGCAAATGCCTTGATTGAAAATGGGGCGAAAGAAGTATTTGCCTGCTGTACACATCCGGTGTTGTCCGGCCCAGCAATGGAACGAATAAATGATTCAAAAATTAAAGAACTGGTTATTACGAATTCGATTCCGCTCCCTGAAGAAAAACGCGGTGAGAAGGTAACCGAATTATCTGTTGCCCCATTGATTGGTGAAGCAATTACTCGTGTGCACGAGTTGAAATCAGTCAGTATCTTGTTTGACTAA